Genomic segment of Corythoichthys intestinalis isolate RoL2023-P3 chromosome 7, ASM3026506v1, whole genome shotgun sequence:
TAATGCGTCATATTCTTCCACTTACcggtactttaagtaaatattacaatttgtttttgttaagaccatacatctaaaagttggtcatttttcaccgaaagcaagaaaaaatgctttcaattaatgttttgaacaatatctattcttgaattaagaacgttCGTttgtgacaaacaagtttttttttttaaagattaaatatactaaccttttgtttaaaataagtctgttaagcttattttcagctagttatttttcttatttctagAAATCTGCGTAAAATTGACtataagcactggcagatagttTCTCTTATTTCTAgtatatttacactgaaaacaagggaagtttttttttttttctcccagttTTAAGGAAgtaggtttttgtttttgcagtgcatatgcattggttcaggtgatatacCGATTCGAACCTTTGATTTTAAAAACTACTacagaaaatttttgaaaacttccagaataaatgtctggattttaatagtaaatttaaattgcaatatttgaacacaaattatattaacatacacaagaaatacaaatttattaatttcttgaccatccaggaatgcaaaaaaataaacatttgtcttaataccactcaaaattgtcagtgtaaataaattgaatatgaccccccccaaaaaaaaaaaaaaaaaaaaaaaaacccatcaaCTTCTTAATCactgaataacaaaaataaataaaaatagagcttctttcaggtaaaacactactgcttttgtccacaagcacagccaaacttaacaaaaaaacaaagcttAGGGCTGGTTTAAGACCACatagataaaataaaaatgaaaatagggGGTAGCAGTgagtaaaccttggttcactacatttctcgcaGTTTAACGcttacagtagaaaacacatacaggaggatatttctctcaaagcagcttcttCCTCGAATTCGAGaaactgatgcaggttggacattcagtagcaaaattagtggtgtgttttccacctCAACTACATTGACGTCTCttaacattacttacagtggctgctgctgacgaaaaaaaaaaaaaacgtcgaaTATCCCTCGTCTGCGAAGGGGGTGGTGGAGGGGcacgttgtatttctgtcgagctgtgaatgcgtgtgtgtgtgtggccggTGTGGGTCAAgtgatcagccaatcaaacgtgcgtttgagggacattcagcaagtgaaaaggggtcaatgtaagtctgaacataatgaaagtaatgtacttcatttaataatggtagggtcaattatatcctgacaacatatgggaagacaatctaaattacctatatatctgaagtcattatgtaatgcaaataaggttgtttaaaaattagtggggacaatttgagcatcctgaaaagttgctagtgttatgtccttacCGTCCCAATGCAAACATGCGCCCTTGCTTATAAGGCTTAATTCAATATCTTAATCAAGATGAGTAAATTGAATACGTTTCAAGTCCCAAAGTAAATTCATTACCAGCTTGGGTCGTCTCTCCTGGACATCTTTTAGTCGACCCTCTGTCATGAaaatagtggaaaataaatgcaattcaTTACGGTTTATGGCCGTTGTACACTAATTTCATCTTCCAAGTGCTCGTGTTTAATGTAAGCTACGTTACCTTCTCTCtctttctgtagccaaagtctGTTTAAGCGTCCTTGTTGTTTTTCTTCGTTTCGAGCCATTTTTCAAAAGCGATTGATTCTCTCGCCGCAGAAAGcgacaaggaagtaaacaaaatcacgtgatgcaAAAGCCATGTGACCCTTGCGCGGCAGTATCGCGAGAATAGCATGAACATGTCAGGAAATGTGAGAGGGAAATGTAGGTTTCCTCATATTTTAAGTGCTTAAGGCTTCCTAAAAAGTATTATTAATACGCATGACTAATGTATAAATGCGTGTGcataaattttgattttaaaaatgcctgTCCGTACATAATAATTCGGAAAAGTACCATTAAATCAACCAATACATATCCAgttctgatgtttttttttttttttttttttttttttttttggagtagTGTTTGAGACATTTTATTAAGGAATAATTACAATTACAGCCCAGTGCTGCCATTAACACGATATAAAACCAATATTAAAAACTGACCAAGTATCAAGTAAAAACATAAACGGTAaataatgaggtaatgaatgtGTATTTTTCAGCAATAGGCAGAATTACGTTTATTAATTTACACGTTCTGTCCTGAATGTCAGCCTTTGACAAAGGTCTCGGGATTTACCGTATTTTGAGGAGATTACCAAAGTGGAGTCACTTCCCGTAAGTCACGCCCCCTTTTCGTGACGTTGACCGTCCGAGCGACCCCTCTCCATATATGGTAAAGCTAGGACATCATTTTCCGGAATGATGTCATCTGGTCCACGTTtcggcaatcggatcaggataaTAATTAGACTGACGGATTAGAAAAAGATGCTTAAATGTGGATAAACTGCATGCGTACTggtattttctttcattttggtgTATTTAGATATCGAgaataatttaataaaaacTGAACATTGACAGTCCTTTGGTAGGTGTTTTAGTTTAGTGGGCCTGTGTCGCCCTCTGGTGATTAATTGGGGGCACAGGCACGTCATAACTTTTTAAAACTACAGTTTAACCATATTCCCCTGCTGTTAATAATAAACATTATGGCGTTAAAACTAATGGAGGGATTTAATAGCTCATTTAGAAAATAGTTAACTGATTGATTGCCGTATACAGGAATACacgtccaattaatttgaactgggagaggctggcagcaaatTAAAGCATTCACCTGCTGTTAAATAAACTACAGTGTGAAAACTAAGATGAGGCATTGTAATAACTAATTTGACATatgaaacatttacagcaatAAACGTCCAATTAATTGGAATTGGGAGAAGCTGGCAGCCTTTCCAGTTCAAATGAGTTTATGTTAATGTTTGAATTAATTGCCACTTATTCTTTGTTGtggatattttcataacattattGGCAAAGTTTGTGATAGAATTGTCTCTTATACAAGTTAACAAAAACTAAAGAGGATAAAGTTCCTGTAAAATATAGTGTTTTTTTCTCGTCATTTCATGTAACtgtctctttttttgtttgtttgtttttttttgtatttgcattacaAGGCAGGAAATAGTATGGAATGTGTGGTGCAATAACCTGAAGGCTTGCCTGTTCAATTCCACTTTTGTCAAATACCTGAGATGCCACAGATTTCATAACTGAGGCTGGCAACTTTTTTGTTTCAGTTCTCAACATGTGAAGTTCAAGTGAGCTTTCTTGGCCTGAAGAATACTTGGACTAATGGAATTTAACCAGCAGGTACTACACTTCACAGTTCTTGCGACATGTTGCAACATGCCTTATTGTTGTATGGCACACCCACAACCAAGAACACAGAGAGGCAGTAGATTCATTTTAGACAGTTTATTTTCTTAAATAtggatgacttccaaacataaaaaaaaaaattacacttatTACAAATGGTAAACATAAGTACTCCGAGTTGATCTTATATACATATAGCAATGAGTGAAACCCCATTAAACAAAGTCAATCTTGAATTTTCTTTCTAACTTCTTACAATAAAGAAAAAGTTGTGTCAGAACTCAAGAAGTCAGACAACGTATCCCCCCCAAGAACTTGTGTCCAGATGCTTAGAATGAGCTGCAACAAgaaaacaagtcatttgcatGATTGCAGGTTCATATCAAGTCAGTAATACTGAATGTATTCTCCACAGATCCAAAGCAAGAAAAATAAGTCTCTTGTCCAGTTTGGCTACTAAACAGAATGGAATTCTGTTTTGTTGCCGTGTCCAGAGCAGCCCTCGCCGGGACCAACCTCATGGCACTGGGCTACTTTTTTTATGTGTTCTTTTTTGCACGGCCCTTCGGTCCTTCCTGCCAGTGTGCCGCCACTTCATCCCGAACCAGGATTTTTTGGGGTTCAATTCAAGTCTTCTTTCCTCCTCAGAAGGTCTGGAGCTGCTGCGTCAACATGAGTTGACATCCACTGTTGACGTGGTTCATCACTTTCTGCTTAAGTTGCGCCACCTGCTCTCGCAACATGTTAGCTGTAGACGCCAGTTCAGAGTTTTGCGACTTGAGGCTCTTGACTTTGTCCTCCAGCCGCGAGATGCGCTCCAGCTTCCTCTTGCGGCACTTGGAGGCGGCGATGCGGTTGCGCATGCGCTTGCGCTCGGCCTTGATGCGCTCCTGGCTCTCCATGTCGATGGGGGATAACGGAGGCGTCTCACCCGGCATCTCGGGCACTGTTTGCGGCTCCTCCTTGAGCGTGGCGAGCAGTGGCAGATGGGAGGAGGAAGTggatgaagaggaggaggaagaggatggcTGGGCGTAAATCGGGAAGGACGCGCTTGGGGCCGTGCTGCTATAGCTCAGAGCCGTGCTGGTGTAACTCGGGACCGATGTGGTGTAACTCGGAGACGACACGGTGCTGATAGCAGGCTGGAAAGTGTTTAAATCCTCATAAACCGGCGAGTCCGAGCGCATGCTGCCGCTATACACGGCCACCCCGGCTACGGACGGCGGCGCCGCCGAGGGGACGCTCACCCCAGGCATGTGCTGGTGGTGGAGCTCAGCCAGTGCGCGCACGAAGCCCTCGGCGAAGCCCTCCTGCTCGTCGGTGACGTTCTTGGGGCACAAGAACTGAGTCGGCGTCGGCGTGGTGGTGATCAGCCCGTTACTCGACTGGATGATGAGTCGCTCCAGCTCCGGAGAGGCTAGCTTCAGCAAGCCCACGTCCGGGGAGGTGAGCAGGTCGCTGGCCCGGGCCCGGAGGTGAGGCTTCAGGCTACCGGCGGGGTCGGACAAGTTCAGCGTCATGTTGTGTTTCAGCGCTTTGGAGCCGCTGTACCCGTAGCCGGCACCGTTGAGCGAATCGTCGTAGAAAGTAGTTTCCATCTTCGTATACATAGAAGTGAAACcgaaaaaaagttcaaataaaCGACTTCCTGGTTAACAGCTGACGTCCCAAAAAGTCCCAGCCAAAGTTTTCAAAACGCTCTTTCGATACGAGAATCAACACTGACTATTCACAGTGTTTTTGTTTCAGTCAGCTTCAAAGAAATATTTCCAACTCTTCTTTACAAGAATCCGGTGGGAGTGTTTGTCCACAATTTCTGTAGTTTCTCTGAGTGTTGGTGTTTCCCCAACGCGGGCATGTATATACTCTGTCTGGGACAAGCGTGGAGGCAAACCTTATGCCGCCGAAGCCTCTCCGAAAATAGCCATGATGTCACGAGAGGGCTCTCCCATTGGCTGGAGGGCGTGTCAGAAGGTGGAGCCACCACGCGTTGCCATAGGGACCCAATCCTACCCGCCCAGAAGTTTCTGATATTCGCGGTGCATTGTGGGATGAGGTAATATTGTGGAAGAGCGCCTGCGCGGTGCATTCTGGGATGACGTATTGTTTTTGAATATCTGGTTACCCGCCCTTGCTGTCAGTGGCGGGACGGCTAGCGTCCGTGATAGTAGCGGGATAGTTCTTCCATTTAAACACTTACTAACACATTAATAAACACTTGAATGCGCATTTAAAGTTTAACAAAACTACTGTACCGTCAATTTACGTCGGCAACACTGATTTGACATTTGGACACTACGTCAAAATAgtccaggaaaaaaaacacctggactatttttgttttttattgtagAATAAGATAATGCTTAAgtacataaaattgaaaaagtTTGTTATTTTACTGCACTATGGAATAATCAATGAACAAACACAGAGCAAAACCACATTATAAATTGTCAGCACAAGTACATTTATTTCAACATAGGTTTTAATTTTATAGTTTGTAAACAATCCCGATATTGGTAGTTTGGATTTCAAGTTCATTCAAACTAGACCATATATCATAGACCATAGATACCAATCCTCTCccttttcaaatccagactcaaaacacacttgTTTACTCTTTCTTACCTACCATGATCCTCGTCTCAGTTCTATCTTGACatcctaattttttaaatatactatTATCctgctttttatttgattttatgaTCGTTTTGTTATTATGGTTGTTGAGCTACTGTGTTTCCATTTTTCTTGTGAAGCATCTTTGTGTGGCATGAAAACGctttagaaataaaatgtattatcattattattattattatagatgGGAGATCAAAAGTTTAAAGTGAGATTTTAAGGGAAGAAATATGTGATTTTAAAAGTTATTGTGTCAACAAATCTAAAAAATGTTGGGACCAATAGCAATGAGAGGCTGGAAAAGTCAAGTACACATGTATAACAAGGATCTGAAAGACAAATGACTACTAATTAGGTCCAATTGCAATATGATTTGAGTATAAAAAGAGCTTCTCAAAATGGCAGTGTCTCCCGGAAACCAAGACGGCTAGAaggtaataatacattttaataataaattttatctatagagcgcttttaccgaTGCTCGAAGACGTTTTACagttgaaacaaagaaaagGCTCACACAATGTGAGCAGTACAAAACAACAGAGAAaagaattataaattaaaagctactttaaaaaggtgagtttttaacaactttttaaatgtagGAAGATCTGAACAGGTGCGGATGGGTttagggagtgagttccaaagggaaGGGGCAGCAACAGAGAAGGCTCTGATCACCACTTCCCTCAATGTAATGT
This window contains:
- the jun gene encoding transcription factor AP-1, which translates into the protein MYTKMETTFYDDSLNGAGYGYSGSKALKHNMTLNLSDPAGSLKPHLRARASDLLTSPDVGLLKLASPELERLIIQSSNGLITTTPTPTQFLCPKNVTDEQEGFAEGFVRALAELHHQHMPGVSVPSAAPPSVAGVAVYSGSMRSDSPVYEDLNTFQPAISTVSSPSYTTSVPSYTSTALSYSSTAPSASFPIYAQPSSSSSSSSTSSSHLPLLATLKEEPQTVPEMPGETPPLSPIDMESQERIKAERKRMRNRIAASKCRKRKLERISRLEDKVKSLKSQNSELASTANMLREQVAQLKQKVMNHVNSGCQLMLTQQLQTF